One window from the genome of Luteithermobacter gelatinilyticus encodes:
- a CDS encoding flavin reductase family protein, giving the protein MTNPTSLAAAMRRYASSVSVVSCRDREGNLHAMTATAVSSVSFDPPSMLICVNKQAQLNGAMAGVDAFAINILSEEQTDISNICAGGKPALERVNDEHWIVQDHKPPVLKGAQAIIHCIKTQCFSYGSHDIFIGDVTGVSVEGNVRPLIYLDGKYGTFAPFQEA; this is encoded by the coding sequence ATGACTAATCCCACTTCCCTTGCCGCGGCCATGCGGCGGTATGCTTCATCGGTTTCTGTGGTTTCCTGCCGGGACAGGGAAGGAAACCTGCACGCTATGACCGCGACCGCGGTATCGTCGGTGTCCTTTGACCCGCCTTCCATGTTGATTTGTGTGAACAAGCAGGCGCAGCTCAATGGCGCCATGGCGGGGGTTGATGCATTTGCCATTAATATTCTGAGCGAGGAACAGACCGACATCTCGAATATCTGCGCCGGTGGCAAGCCCGCCCTGGAAAGGGTTAATGACGAACACTGGATCGTCCAGGACCACAAGCCGCCGGTGCTCAAGGGGGCGCAGGCGATTATACACTGTATAAAAACCCAGTGTTTCAGTTATGGTAGTCATGACATCTTCATTGGTGACGTCACCGGGGTGAGCGTGGAAGGAAACGTCCGGCCATTGATTTATCTGGATGGAAAATATGGCACATTTGCGCCGTTTCAGGAGGCCTGA
- a CDS encoding glutathione S-transferase family protein produces MITIFGSARTRASVVLWLVEELGLDYRHENYDAVSDPTRTEEFRRLNPAGKLPVLMDGDFVLTETLAICFYLAKKYGHKYGNGRLLGEGLEEEARVMKWASFAMTELDAYAFQLLLAIKFKQQDPHSEICRDFLGMIDRSLKLLEGDLKGRDWLVGSEFSLADMLVCHGVNFAAMMGTDLSAFPVVKNWRKQCLSRPAFQKIRT; encoded by the coding sequence ATGATTACCATATTTGGCAGCGCCCGAACCCGGGCTTCAGTCGTGTTGTGGCTGGTCGAAGAACTGGGGCTGGACTATCGCCATGAAAATTATGACGCTGTCAGTGATCCCACCCGAACGGAAGAATTTCGCCGGCTGAATCCTGCGGGAAAGTTGCCGGTTCTGATGGACGGGGATTTTGTGCTGACGGAAACCCTGGCCATATGTTTTTATCTGGCCAAAAAATATGGCCACAAATATGGCAATGGCCGGCTTCTGGGTGAGGGACTCGAAGAAGAAGCCCGGGTGATGAAATGGGCCTCTTTTGCCATGACCGAGCTGGATGCCTATGCCTTTCAGTTGCTGTTGGCCATCAAATTCAAACAACAGGATCCCCATTCGGAAATCTGCAGGGACTTTTTGGGCATGATTGACCGGTCTCTCAAGCTTTTAGAAGGGGATCTGAAGGGCCGTGACTGGCTTGTGGGGTCGGAATTCAGTCTGGCTGATATGCTGGTTTGTCACGGAGTGAATTTTGCCGCCATGATGGGCACAGATCTGTCCGCGTTTCCAGTGGTGAAGAACTGGCGCAAACAATGTTTGTCACGGCCGGCTTTTCAAAAAATCAGGACCTGA
- a CDS encoding MgtC/SapB family protein — MADLEIIKFLGIALAIGLLIGLERGWSDRNEDEGRRIAGVRTFGLIGLLGGIVAYLAQPGNVWILGVAFLGLAVVLTAAYLMRLRVQEDIGITSLIAALLTFCLGALAVAGHIYVAISAAVVISLLLGIKSQLHDLVHRLERVELYATLKLLLISVVLIPLLPNRGYGPWQMINPFEIWWMVVLVAGISYVGYFAMKIGGLRYGILATGIFGGLASSTAVTLTLSRMARGNTRYQNTLAAGILAACGTMYPRVLLVSALINPAVALRLAAPLLVTAVLTYGTALVLWQKHSSKSVEEGDLLVKNPFQLSMALQFGLLLAIIMLLSKLLQVYLGEAGVYLLSAFSGLTDVDAITLSMARMSGTDLTIAVASLAIFIAAATNSLVKGGLALGVGRKDFGLKVAGPLVISVIVGVGVYFVQ, encoded by the coding sequence ATGGCGGATCTGGAAATCATCAAATTCCTGGGCATTGCTCTGGCTATTGGGCTGTTGATCGGACTTGAACGGGGATGGAGTGACAGGAATGAGGATGAAGGGCGCAGGATCGCCGGGGTGCGAACCTTTGGTCTGATCGGCCTGCTGGGCGGGATTGTGGCCTATCTTGCACAACCGGGAAATGTCTGGATTTTGGGGGTGGCATTTCTCGGACTCGCCGTGGTTCTGACCGCCGCCTATCTCATGCGGTTGCGGGTTCAGGAAGACATTGGCATCACCAGCCTGATTGCGGCGCTCCTGACCTTTTGTCTTGGGGCCCTGGCCGTGGCGGGGCATATTTATGTGGCAATATCGGCGGCGGTGGTCATCTCGCTGCTGTTGGGAATCAAGTCACAGCTGCATGATCTGGTCCACCGGCTTGAGCGGGTGGAGCTTTATGCCACATTAAAGCTGTTGCTGATTTCCGTTGTGCTGATTCCCCTGTTGCCGAACAGGGGATACGGGCCCTGGCAGATGATCAACCCCTTTGAAATCTGGTGGATGGTGGTGCTGGTCGCGGGAATCTCATATGTGGGATATTTCGCCATGAAGATTGGCGGGCTGCGGTACGGCATTCTGGCAACGGGCATTTTCGGCGGGCTTGCCTCGTCAACGGCGGTCACGCTGACGCTGTCGCGCATGGCCCGGGGAAATACGCGCTATCAGAACACATTGGCGGCCGGTATTCTGGCGGCCTGCGGGACAATGTATCCCCGGGTGCTTCTGGTCAGCGCCCTGATTAACCCGGCGGTGGCGCTGCGTTTGGCAGCGCCGTTGCTGGTGACGGCGGTTCTGACCTATGGGACAGCCCTGGTTTTATGGCAAAAACACAGTTCGAAGTCGGTGGAAGAAGGGGATCTGTTGGTCAAAAATCCGTTTCAGCTTTCCATGGCGCTGCAATTTGGACTGTTGCTGGCGATCATCATGCTGTTGAGTAAATTGTTGCAGGTTTATCTGGGAGAGGCGGGGGTTTATTTGCTGTCGGCTTTCTCGGGGTTGACGGATGTGGATGCCATTACCCTGTCCATGGCCCGGATGAGCGGCACGGATCTGACGATTGCGGTGGCCAGTCTGGCCATCTTTATCGCCGCAGCGACGAACAGTCTGGTCAAAGGCGGCCTGGCGCTTGGCGTGGGGCGGAAGGATTTCGGTCTCAAGGTGGCCGGCCCGCTCGTGATCAGCGTGATCGTGGGCGTTGGGGTATATTTTGTGCAGTAA
- a CDS encoding Crp/Fnr family transcriptional regulator, which yields MFDRIVASFPELAELAPEARDILEKNGQLRRLPAGSVLFSEGVRCEGYVLLLDGSVKVRKLSEDGRELVLYRVEAGESCIMTTTCLMSDEGYQAEGIAETDVVMALIPPNSFTRLLEISDPFRRFVFGVFSRRLSMLTMLVDEVVFKKLDKRLAQLLLDYADRKGHVLSLTHQHLAGELGSVREVVSRQLKQFERDGLVRLSRGVIEILDRDGLQAVTR from the coding sequence ATGTTTGATCGGATTGTGGCATCTTTTCCGGAATTGGCCGAACTGGCTCCCGAAGCGCGGGATATTCTGGAAAAAAACGGTCAGCTTCGGCGCCTGCCTGCCGGGTCCGTCCTGTTTTCCGAAGGGGTACGGTGTGAAGGATATGTCCTGTTGCTGGACGGTAGCGTCAAGGTCAGAAAATTGTCCGAAGACGGTAGGGAACTGGTGCTATACCGGGTTGAAGCCGGGGAATCCTGTATCATGACTACCACCTGCCTGATGTCCGATGAAGGGTATCAGGCCGAAGGGATCGCGGAAACTGATGTGGTGATGGCTCTGATCCCGCCGAACAGTTTTACCCGGCTTCTGGAAATATCCGACCCATTCCGACGGTTTGTTTTCGGGGTTTTTTCCCGACGGCTGTCCATGTTGACCATGCTGGTGGACGAGGTGGTGTTCAAGAAACTGGACAAACGCCTGGCGCAGCTGTTGCTGGATTATGCCGATCGCAAGGGGCATGTCTTGTCCCTGACCCATCAGCATCTGGCCGGAGAGTTGGGATCTGTACGGGAAGTGGTCAGCCGCCAGCTCAAGCAATTTGAACGGGATGGTCTGGTGCGGCTGAGCCGGGGGGTGATTGAAATCCTGGACCGCGACGGGTTACAGGCCGTCACGCGCTAG
- a CDS encoding YgaP family membrane protein, whose amino-acid sequence MKKNVGSLDRMIRILAGLVLIGLEVAGIFSPWGWIGIVPLATGLLKWCPAYSLLGLRTCPLENLSQKKGN is encoded by the coding sequence ATGAAGAAAAATGTGGGGTCACTGGATCGTATGATCCGCATCCTGGCCGGTCTTGTGCTAATTGGCCTGGAGGTTGCGGGAATTTTTTCGCCCTGGGGTTGGATCGGAATTGTGCCCCTGGCCACCGGACTTCTGAAATGGTGCCCGGCTTATAGCCTGTTGGGCCTGCGCACCTGTCCATTGGAGAACTTATCCCAGAAGAAAGGAAATTGA
- a CDS encoding YgaP family membrane protein: MSIDRMVLAFAGFMVLISLTLGIWVHPYWFALTAFVGLNMFQAAFTRFCPLAIFLKKLGVAPGKAFD, encoded by the coding sequence ATGAGCATTGATCGTATGGTGCTGGCTTTTGCCGGTTTTATGGTGCTGATCAGCCTGACATTGGGGATTTGGGTGCATCCCTACTGGTTTGCCCTGACAGCGTTTGTCGGGCTTAACATGTTTCAGGCGGCTTTTACCCGGTTTTGCCCGCTGGCAATTTTTCTGAAAAAGCTGGGTGTGGCGCCGGGCAAAGCCTTTGATTGA
- a CDS encoding efflux RND transporter permease subunit, with translation MILLSESAARSPKKYFWISGLLSVLLILLVALPTLMPDRVPFLAPLKIDTDPENMLSEEEPVRVFHNAQKKDFSLYDMVVVGVVNDRHDQGVFNPRTLAHVYDLANFAKTLSWTDENGTRQGVISVDLMAPNTVDNIEPGGPGVVKFDYLMPTPPKTDEEALAVRDKARKLPLLNGTLISEGGNALALYVPITAKDVSYDVVQQLKGRIAGYDAEEQYYITGMPVAQDTFGVEMFKQMAISAPLAMLLIFLLMWYFFKRVTLVISPMIVAMVSVIVTMGLLVITGNTVHIMSSMIPIFIMPIAVLDSIHILSDFYDTYPKYRDRYKTLRHVMEELSRPMLYTSLTTAVGFGSLALTPIPPVQVFGIFVAIGVLLAWFFTITLIPAYIMMMSDEKLAGFGMGSADATDRDNATPLARLLKLWGRGTYAGAKLILLGLVVLGVGAWYGITQIVINDNPVKWFDPDHEIRIADKALNERFAGTYMAYLLLQDKTPPLPYDAYVKELSARLAAKDGAPYQVLAAELPALATQARDRDGLIDLLSEKAEAGWDNAPDADYEQWEAAYDFVETLRTEDEIFKKPEVLRYMSALQDYLLETGLVGKSNSLADMVKTVHRELQGGEADGFRIPDTPAAVAQTLLTFQNSHRPDDLWHFVTPDYQKSSLWLQLKSGDNRDMSALHEAVARYMAAHPAPEGLEHDWFGLTHINVIWQQKMVAGMAEAFIGSFIIVLIMMAVLFRSLLWAVLAMVPLTFTIGMIYGIIGLIGKDYDMPVAVLSSLSLGLAVDYAIHFLARSREMRKRFANWRETSTAVFGEPARAIARNVIVVGIGFLPLLAAPLVPYQTVGTFISAILVLAGIATLTILPALVRLLEPFLFKKQKERVTT, from the coding sequence ATGATTTTATTGTCTGAGTCTGCGGCCCGGTCGCCGAAAAAATATTTCTGGATTTCCGGTTTGCTCAGTGTTTTGCTGATCCTGCTGGTTGCCCTGCCGACTCTGATGCCGGACAGGGTGCCCTTTCTGGCGCCACTGAAAATTGATACCGATCCGGAAAATATGTTGTCGGAAGAAGAACCGGTCCGGGTTTTCCATAATGCCCAGAAAAAGGACTTTTCCCTGTATGACATGGTGGTCGTGGGAGTTGTTAATGACCGTCACGATCAGGGTGTGTTCAATCCCCGGACCCTGGCCCATGTCTATGATCTGGCAAATTTTGCCAAAACGTTGAGTTGGACGGATGAAAACGGCACCCGGCAAGGGGTGATTTCCGTGGACCTGATGGCGCCCAATACGGTGGATAATATCGAACCGGGTGGACCGGGGGTGGTGAAATTCGACTATCTTATGCCCACGCCGCCCAAAACGGACGAAGAGGCGCTGGCGGTTCGCGACAAGGCCCGCAAGCTGCCTCTGCTGAACGGCACGCTGATCTCCGAAGGGGGAAATGCGCTGGCGCTTTATGTTCCGATTACGGCCAAGGATGTGAGCTATGACGTGGTTCAGCAGCTCAAGGGCCGCATTGCCGGATATGACGCTGAGGAACAATATTACATTACCGGCATGCCGGTGGCGCAGGACACTTTTGGGGTGGAAATGTTCAAACAGATGGCCATTTCCGCGCCGCTGGCCATGCTGCTGATTTTTCTGTTGATGTGGTATTTCTTCAAAAGGGTCACGCTGGTGATCTCGCCCATGATCGTGGCGATGGTGTCGGTGATCGTGACCATGGGGCTTCTGGTGATTACCGGGAACACCGTGCATATCATGAGCAGCATGATTCCAATCTTTATCATGCCCATCGCCGTGCTGGACTCGATCCATATCCTGTCGGATTTTTATGACACCTATCCGAAATATCGCGATCGCTATAAAACCCTCAGGCATGTGATGGAGGAGCTATCGCGGCCCATGCTGTATACCTCGCTGACCACGGCAGTGGGCTTCGGTTCCTTGGCGCTAACGCCCATCCCGCCGGTACAGGTGTTTGGTATTTTTGTGGCCATTGGGGTGTTGCTCGCCTGGTTTTTCACCATCACGCTGATCCCCGCCTATATCATGATGATGAGTGATGAAAAACTCGCCGGCTTTGGCATGGGCAGTGCGGACGCCACTGATCGCGATAACGCCACGCCGCTGGCCCGGCTGTTGAAACTCTGGGGCCGGGGCACCTATGCGGGAGCGAAGCTGATCCTGCTGGGTCTTGTGGTGCTGGGCGTGGGAGCCTGGTATGGCATTACTCAGATTGTGATCAACGACAACCCGGTGAAATGGTTTGACCCGGATCACGAAATCCGGATTGCCGACAAGGCGCTGAATGAGCGTTTTGCGGGGACCTATATGGCCTATCTGCTGTTGCAGGACAAAACCCCGCCGCTGCCCTATGACGCCTATGTCAAAGAACTTTCTGCCCGGCTGGCGGCCAAGGACGGCGCCCCCTATCAGGTGCTGGCGGCGGAACTTCCCGCTCTGGCGACGCAGGCCAGGGATCGGGACGGCCTGATTGATCTGTTGTCGGAAAAGGCGGAAGCCGGCTGGGACAATGCCCCCGATGCCGATTATGAGCAGTGGGAAGCAGCCTATGATTTTGTGGAAACCCTCAGAACCGAGGATGAAATCTTCAAGAAGCCGGAAGTGCTCAGATATATGAGCGCGTTGCAGGACTATCTGCTGGAAACCGGGCTGGTGGGCAAAAGCAACAGCCTTGCAGACATGGTCAAGACCGTGCACCGCGAGTTGCAGGGCGGGGAGGCGGATGGCTTCCGCATTCCGGACACGCCCGCAGCGGTGGCCCAGACCCTGCTGACTTTTCAGAATTCGCACCGGCCCGATGACCTATGGCATTTTGTCACCCCGGATTATCAGAAAAGCAGTCTCTGGCTACAGCTGAAAAGCGGGGATAACCGGGATATGAGCGCCCTGCACGAGGCGGTGGCGCGCTACATGGCCGCCCATCCGGCGCCCGAAGGGCTTGAGCATGACTGGTTCGGCCTCACCCATATCAACGTGATCTGGCAGCAGAAAATGGTGGCCGGCATGGCTGAAGCCTTTATCGGCAGTTTCATCATTGTGCTGATCATGATGGCGGTGTTGTTCCGTTCTCTCCTCTGGGCGGTGCTGGCGATGGTGCCATTGACTTTCACCATTGGCATGATCTACGGCATTATCGGCCTGATCGGCAAGGATTACGATATGCCGGTGGCGGTTCTGTCCTCCCTGAGCCTGGGGCTGGCGGTGGACTACGCTATTCACTTTCTGGCGCGCAGTCGGGAAATGCGCAAACGCTTTGCCAACTGGCGTGAGACCAGTACGGCGGTTTTTGGCGAACCCGCTCGGGCCATTGCGCGTAATGTGATTGTGGTGGGCATTGGCTTCCTGCCGTTGCTGGCGGCGCCGCTGGTGCCGTATCAGACGGTGGGTACCTTTATCTCCGCCATTCTGGTGCTGGCCGGGATTGCGACATTGACCATATTGCCGGCCCTGGTCCGGCTGCTGGAGCCATTCCTGTTTAAAAAACAAAAGGAAAGGGTTACGACATGA
- a CDS encoding outer membrane lipoprotein-sorting protein yields the protein MKRMITVLTVLIALAGGAASPAVAAEVMDIIKKANHMAYYQGKDGRARVVMAITDAQGRAREREFVILRRDDDGEEDAGQKFYVYFNKPADVKKTVFMVHKNLDRDDDRWLYLPALDLVKRIAASDERTSFVGSHFFYEDVSGRGIYEDTHELVEENDAVYVIKSTPKDPAAVEFAYYINWIHKKTFLPVKTLYYDSEGKLYRTYSALKVNPVDGHPTVTRAQMEDHRSGGKTVMEYTDVNYDTDLPEDIFSERYLRKPPRKYLR from the coding sequence ATGAAACGCATGATCACGGTTTTGACGGTTCTGATCGCTCTGGCGGGGGGGGCAGCATCTCCCGCCGTCGCCGCCGAGGTGATGGATATTATCAAAAAAGCCAATCACATGGCCTATTATCAGGGCAAGGATGGGCGTGCTCGGGTGGTGATGGCCATCACCGATGCGCAAGGCCGCGCGCGCGAGCGGGAGTTTGTCATCCTGCGCCGGGATGATGACGGTGAGGAGGATGCCGGACAGAAATTTTATGTCTATTTCAACAAACCGGCGGATGTGAAGAAAACCGTATTCATGGTGCATAAGAACCTCGACCGGGATGATGATCGCTGGCTGTATCTACCGGCTCTGGATCTGGTAAAGCGTATTGCCGCCAGCGACGAACGCACCAGTTTTGTGGGGTCCCATTTCTTTTACGAGGATGTGTCAGGCCGGGGCATTTATGAGGACACCCATGAACTGGTTGAGGAAAATGACGCCGTTTATGTAATCAAAAGCACGCCAAAGGACCCCGCTGCGGTGGAGTTTGCCTATTATATAAACTGGATCCACAAAAAGACCTTCCTGCCAGTCAAAACCCTGTATTACGATTCCGAGGGAAAATTGTACAGAACCTATTCCGCGCTCAAGGTTAATCCGGTGGACGGGCATCCAACGGTCACCCGCGCCCAGATGGAAGATCATCGCAGCGGCGGCAAGACGGTCATGGAATATACCGATGTCAATTATGACACAGACCTGCCGGAAGATATCTTTTCCGAACGCTACCTCCGAAAACCGCCCAGAAAATATTTAAGGTAA
- a CDS encoding cob(I)yrinic acid a,c-diamide adenosyltransferase produces MVKLTKIYTRGGDKGQTSLADGTRLPKHDLRIEAYGTVDEANAALGLVRLHTTGEPDAMLGRIQNDLFDLGADLSTPLADSYKWEPLRITAEQVTRLEQEIDTMNRDIPPLDSFVLPGGTPAAAYLHLARTITRRAERLTTRLAEEANINPETVKYLNRLSDHLFVMSRHLNDNGAKDVKWVPGANRS; encoded by the coding sequence ATGGTCAAACTGACAAAAATCTATACCCGCGGCGGCGACAAGGGACAAACCTCGCTTGCCGACGGCACCCGCCTGCCGAAACATGATCTGCGGATCGAGGCTTATGGCACAGTGGATGAAGCCAATGCTGCCCTGGGCCTCGTACGGCTGCATACCACGGGCGAGCCGGACGCGATGCTCGGGCGCATTCAAAATGACCTGTTCGATCTGGGGGCGGATCTGTCCACGCCCCTGGCGGACAGCTATAAATGGGAACCGCTGCGCATCACCGCCGAGCAGGTGACACGGCTGGAACAGGAAATCGACACAATGAATCGGGACATTCCGCCTCTGGACAGTTTTGTCCTTCCTGGGGGGACGCCCGCGGCCGCCTATCTGCATCTGGCCCGCACCATCACCCGTCGGGCCGAACGACTCACGACCCGCCTGGCGGAGGAAGCGAACATCAACCCGGAAACCGTGAAATATCTCAACCGGCTGTCCGACCATCTGTTTGTGATGAGCCGGCATCTCAATGACAATGGCGCAAAAGATGTCAAATGGGTGCCCGGCGCCAACCGGAGCTGA
- a CDS encoding twin transmembrane helix small protein, whose amino-acid sequence MLFLKILIIVCIVVTGGIMLGGVLSMSRGGDFNKKHGNKLMRARVIAQGVTLALIVLYLLMYA is encoded by the coding sequence ATGTTGTTTCTCAAAATTCTCATCATTGTCTGTATTGTGGTGACCGGAGGAATCATGCTGGGCGGTGTGCTCAGCATGAGCCGGGGGGGAGATTTCAACAAAAAACACGGCAATAAACTAATGCGGGCCCGGGTCATCGCCCAAGGGGTCACCCTGGCGCTCATTGTCCTTTATCTGCTGATGTATGCTTAA
- a CDS encoding saccharopine dehydrogenase, which translates to MSEVILWLRDESRLTESRTPLLPQGARELIEAGMTVVVERSRKRVFADEAYEQAGCRMVPAGSWVDAPAEAVILGLKELPKTPRLLRHKHIFFAHAFKEQNGWADLLSRFVEGGGEVLDIEYMVDEAGRRVVAFGYWAGYMGAALALMQWYDRQSGYGPADQGFGGGRPILDDGLAPFENAAALDARILSRNKTGVKPKVLVIGAGGRSGKGARDLFRRHGIEVTGWGRAETAKLDRAALLSHDIVVNCVYVSEKIEPFIRPEDLEKDRTLKVISDVSCDPYGEYNPLPLYTAPTSWDKPYLTLGHNGSAVDLIAIDNLPSLLPREASVEFAGLLLPYLKTLPKRHQDPVWQASELAFHKACQALEQACSHI; encoded by the coding sequence ATGTCAGAAGTTATTTTATGGTTACGCGATGAAAGTCGTCTGACGGAAAGCCGCACGCCGCTTTTGCCGCAAGGTGCGCGTGAGCTTATCGAAGCGGGCATGACGGTTGTTGTGGAACGCTCCCGGAAACGTGTTTTTGCGGATGAGGCTTATGAACAGGCCGGGTGTCGCATGGTTCCGGCAGGAAGCTGGGTCGATGCGCCGGCAGAGGCCGTGATTCTGGGATTGAAGGAATTGCCGAAAACCCCCCGCCTTTTGCGCCATAAGCACATCTTTTTTGCCCATGCCTTCAAGGAACAGAACGGCTGGGCAGATCTGCTGAGCCGTTTTGTGGAAGGGGGCGGTGAGGTGCTGGACATCGAGTATATGGTGGACGAGGCGGGCCGCCGTGTTGTCGCCTTTGGATACTGGGCGGGGTATATGGGTGCGGCGCTGGCGCTGATGCAGTGGTATGACCGTCAAAGCGGCTATGGGCCGGCAGATCAGGGATTTGGCGGTGGACGGCCCATTCTGGATGACGGGCTGGCCCCGTTTGAAAATGCAGCGGCGCTGGATGCGCGTATCCTGTCCCGCAACAAAACCGGTGTGAAACCGAAGGTTCTGGTGATCGGTGCGGGAGGGCGCAGCGGCAAGGGGGCCAGGGACCTGTTCCGCCGTCACGGAATCGAGGTGACGGGCTGGGGGCGGGCGGAAACCGCCAAGCTTGACCGGGCGGCGCTTCTGTCCCATGACATTGTGGTCAATTGTGTCTATGTGTCGGAAAAAATTGAACCGTTTATTCGTCCCGAAGATCTTGAAAAGGACAGGACACTCAAGGTCATCAGCGACGTGTCCTGCGATCCTTACGGAGAATATAACCCGCTGCCGCTTTATACGGCGCCGACTTCCTGGGACAAACCGTACCTTACCCTCGGCCATAACGGCAGCGCCGTGGACCTGATTGCCATTGACAATCTGCCGTCCCTGTTGCCACGGGAAGCCAGTGTCGAGTTTGCGGGTCTGCTTCTGCCCTATCTGAAAACCCTGCCCAAGCGGCATCAGGATCCGGTCTGGCAGGCGTCCGAACTGGCCTTTCACAAGGCCTGCCAGGCTTTAGAGCAGGCCTGTTCACATATATAA
- a CDS encoding saccharopine dehydrogenase family protein, giving the protein MVSTVTPTASIHWVGAGLSSGPGIVDLADSFGKIHVWDMTPERVDALRAHLSPGAEIDFLRLDLGDELSVARFQNRVQAGDVVVSMLPAALHVQLARLALEKGAHLVTSSYLSDDMRALNDLACQQGGCVINEVGLDPGLDHLFAHVLVDEARRAGVLGQGREIDFVSYCGGVPVEKSDFTYKFSWTPLGVLTALKNEARLIRDHEEYRVAKAWQAVSELQVDGETFEVYPNRDSIPYIREYGLEKETNLKGFVRGTLRLEGWKAAWKDIFARVETAGPEELKELSDKLWRDYAYAAGEQDRVVLHVALRALGKDGQDWNASLTLDEVGSGWKSAMASTVSLTVAQTVKAVLAGRMPPGVQAGLHDVAEARRWLDNLRERGLSVRAQNVTL; this is encoded by the coding sequence ATGGTTTCTACAGTGACGCCCACGGCATCCATACATTGGGTCGGGGCCGGTTTGTCCTCCGGGCCCGGCATTGTTGATCTGGCGGACAGTTTCGGAAAAATCCATGTCTGGGACATGACGCCGGAAAGGGTTGATGCCTTGCGCGCCCATCTCAGCCCCGGGGCGGAGATTGATTTTCTCCGGCTGGACCTGGGAGATGAGCTGTCCGTGGCGCGGTTTCAAAACCGGGTTCAGGCCGGGGATGTGGTGGTATCCATGTTGCCGGCCGCCCTGCATGTGCAGCTGGCGCGGCTGGCGTTGGAAAAAGGTGCTCATCTGGTGACCTCCAGTTATCTTTCGGATGATATGCGGGCGCTCAACGACCTGGCCTGCCAACAAGGGGGCTGTGTGATCAATGAAGTGGGGTTGGATCCCGGACTGGATCATCTGTTTGCCCATGTGTTGGTGGATGAGGCGCGCCGCGCCGGTGTTCTGGGACAGGGCCGCGAGATCGACTTTGTGTCCTATTGCGGGGGGGTGCCGGTGGAAAAGTCGGACTTCACCTATAAATTCAGCTGGACGCCGCTTGGGGTGCTGACGGCCTTGAAAAATGAAGCCCGTCTGATCAGGGATCATGAGGAATACCGGGTCGCCAAGGCCTGGCAGGCCGTCTCTGAATTGCAGGTGGATGGGGAGACCTTCGAAGTCTACCCCAATCGCGACAGCATTCCTTATATTCGTGAATATGGGCTGGAGAAGGAAACAAATCTGAAAGGATTTGTGCGCGGCACTTTGCGGTTGGAAGGCTGGAAAGCGGCCTGGAAAGATATTTTTGCCCGGGTCGAGACGGCCGGTCCGGAGGAACTTAAGGAGTTGTCGGACAAATTATGGCGCGACTATGCCTATGCCGCGGGCGAACAGGATCGGGTGGTACTGCATGTAGCGCTCCGGGCGCTGGGCAAAGACGGTCAGGACTGGAACGCCTCGCTCACCCTTGATGAAGTGGGCAGCGGCTGGAAAAGCGCCATGGCATCCACTGTGTCGCTCACCGTAGCTCAGACGGTCAAGGCGGTGCTCGCTGGGCGTATGCCGCCGGGGGTGCAGGCGGGGCTGCATGACGTGGCGGAGGCCCGGCGCTGGCTGGATAATCTGCGCGAACGGGGCCTGAGTGTTCGGGCGCAAAATGTGACGTTATAG